The segment ATGTCCTCACTGTTGGCGGCCAGCGCGATCGGCGCGTCTGCGGTGGCGAAGATCTGGTTCGGCACCGTGAAGGGCAGGCCCACACCTCGATCGGGAACCCTGCCCGTCGCGAGGTAGCCGAGGATGTACCCGCTCATCATCATCGCCTGCGATTCCAGCAGTGATGTCTCGATGTGCGCCGCCTGACGTTCGCTCTTGGGCGTCGTGAAGCGTGAGGTGATGGCCAGGGCGGCGCTCATCCCGGTGACGAAGTCGGTCATCGGGGCACCCGTGAGCATCCGGTCATCAGCATCTTTGGAGACGCTGATGCTTCCCCCGAAGCTCTCTGCGATGAGATTGTTCGCGCCGTGCCGCGCGGCGGGACCGTGACCCCCGAAACCCGTGATGGAGCAGAGGATGATCCGCGGATTCACGGCACGTAGCGCGTCGAACGTGAGCCCCCACTTGTGCATGACCCCAGGCCGGTAGCTCTCGATGACGACATCTGCTTCTGCGACCAAGTCGAGCAGCCGATCACGGTCGGCCTCCTGCGCGAGGTCGAGCACGAGGCTTCGCTTGTTCCGGTTCACCGCGAGGAAGGTGCTTCCCGTCCCCTGCCATCTCTCGGGGCCGTAGTGACGCATCTCGTCGCCGCCAGGTCGCTCGATCTTCAGGACGTCGGCGCCGAGATCGGCGAGCACCATGCCGGTGAGCGGTCCGGCGATGATCCTGGCCAACTCGATGACGCGCACGCCGGCCAGGGGGCCGGATGTCGGAGTGTCCATCTCAGGCCACAGCATCCGTGCGCCTCTCGCTCAGGAATCTGCATTCTGGTGATAATTGATCATGTCGGTGCGACCAGGAGTCGAACGGCGACGGAAGGACGGACCGGATGGATGCTCGAGCCGGGGGGCGTGCGGCGAAGGGCCCCCAGAATCTGAAGCAGGAGGTCGCGAAGTTCCTGCGTGACGAGATCTTCTCCGGCGCGCTCACGCCGGGCGCGCGGATCGACCAGGATGCGCTCGCCGAGTCGATCGGCGTGAGCCGTCTGCCGGTGCGCGAAGCCCTCATCACCCTGGAGATGGAGGGCATGGTGACGAACGTGCCGCGTCGGGGCTCGTTCGTCGCGCCACTCGCGCCGGACGACATCCGGGACCACTTCGAGATGTACGGGGTGCTGAGCGGTGTCGCAGCGGCGCGCGCTGCCGCGTCACCCTCCGACTCGCTCATCGATGAGCTCGCGGCCACGTCGGACCTCATGCGTCGCGGCACGGACCCCGTCGAGCTCGACACGCTGAACTTCCGCTTCCACCGGCTGCTCAACCGGGCCGGCGGGTCGCGTCGGCTTCTCTCCGTGCTTCGTCTGCTGTCCGACAACATGCCGACGCACTTCTTCACGTCGAACAACGAGTGGGAGTTCCGGGAGCGGACGTTCGACGAACACGACCGTATCGTCGACGCCGTACGGAACCGTGATTCGAGCGCCGTGGCCGCTGCGGTGGTCGAGCACTTCCGGCACGTCGGGGAGCAGGCCGTGCGTTCTCTGACAGCGGTCGGGTTCTGGAACGAGCCGATCGGAAACCGAGGGAACGGCGCTTCCGACAAGACCGCACTCGACGTCGACATCATATGATGATTATGTATCTTTGATACAAGATCATCAATGGTGCTGACGATCTCGCAGCGCCCTGCCGGAACCGGGTGTCGGTGAAAGACGCGAAGTTTCCCATGCGGCTCAACGTCGCGCTCTTCTTCGCGGTGGCCTCGTACTCGACACTGCAGTCGATCATCATCCCGATCCTCCCTTCGATCGCGGATCGTTTCGACGCTCCGACCTCGCAAGCGGCATGGGTGGTCTCGGGCTTTCTCATGATCGGCGCGGTCGTGACGCCGATCGCGGGTCGACTGGGCGATCTCCTCGGCCACGTCAAGGTGCTCCTCGTCATCCTGTGCATCTTCGTCGTCGGCGCGCTGATGGCCGTCTTGGCGACCTCGATGCTCATGCTCATCGCCGCGCGCATGCTGCAGGGTGTGGGGGCGGCGGCCGTATCGCTGAGCTTCTCGATCATCAAGGGCCGTTACCCCCCGGCGCAGGCAGCCGGGGCGGTCGGGATGATCTCGGCGACGATGGCCGTGGCTGCGGGAACGGGGCTGTCGTTGTCCGGTGTGATCTCGACCTATCTCGGCTACGGGATGATCTTCGGGCTTCCTCTGCTCGTCTCCACGTGCTCGATCATCCTGCTGCTGCCGCAGGTGCGCTCCGACCGCCCGGTGGCGACGAACAGGCGGAGCGTCAACTGGTTCGGAGGGCTGTTCTTCGCGGTGGCGATGCTCTTCGTGCTGTTGGCGATCACCCAGGGCAACAACTGGGGCTGGCTCGCTCCGGCGACGGCGCTGCTATTCCTGGGCGGGGTCGGCGTGGGGGCGGTCTGGGTGTTCTTCGAGCTGCGCGCGCTCAACCCGCTTCTTGACGTGCGACTGTTGGTCTCCCCCAGCCTGATCCGCATCAACACGACCACCCTGCTGGCGGGCATGGTCATGTTCTCCATGTACACCCTGTTGCCGGTATTCCTTCAGGCGCGCACCCCGGACGGTCTGGGCCTCGGCCTGAGCGTGAGCACGAGTGGTCTGTTGATGCTGCCGATCGCGATCATGAACTTCACCTCCGGGGCCCTGGCCGGGCGTATCGCGGCAGCCATCGGCTCGCGGAACATGCTCGTGCTCGGATGCGTGATGAACTTCCTTGCGATCGCGCTCCTTGCGATCCTGCACGATTCGCCCGCGACGATCATCGCCGTGTGCATCCTGCACGGGATCGGGGTGGGACTGTCTTTCGCGTCCATGCCGGCGCTGACCATGCTCGCAGTGTCGCCGCAACAGGCGGGGGTCGCGGCGGGCATCTACAACACGCTGCGCACGGTCGGGGGAGCGATCGGAACCCAGGTGGGCTATGCGATCCTCGCCGCCGGTGGCCGCTCGCCGACGGGGCAGACCTTCACCGCGCTCGTGGTCTTCGTCGGGGTCGTGTGCGCAGCCGCGATCGTCTCGGCGTTGACCATTCCACGCTCGCCGTCGCAGTACGCGGTGTGAACGAGTGTCGAACACGTCGTCGGGACACAACATCCCAAAGAGAAAGAGGAGAAGCATGCAGAGTCAGTCGCTTGCGGGACGCGTCGCGCTGGTCGTCGGCGGGGGTCAGGAGCCCGGAGGGGCGGTCGGCATGGGTCGTGCAGCGGCCGTCACGCTTGCCCGCGCCGGCGCTCGGGTGATCGTCGGGGACCGTAATCCGACTGCGGCGGAAGAGACCGCGGAGGCGATCCGGACCGAGGGCGGAACCGCGTCGACGGTCACCATCGACGTCTCGGACGAGGATTCGATCGCGGCGGCGCTGGGCGATGTCGAGGAGACGGAGGGGCGCCTCGACGTGCTGCACAACAATGTCGGGGTGAGCGTGGGCGCGGGCGATTCTGCGCTGGCGTCGATCACTCCGGAGGTCTTCGATCGCGTGACGAACATCAACCTCCGCGGGATGGTGCTCACCTGCAAGCACGCGATCCCGCTCATGGCACGGTCGGGGGGCGGGTCTATCATCAGCGTCGGATCGACGGCTCCGATGACGCACTACGAGCAGATCGCCTACAAGACGTCGAAGGCGGGGGTGATCGCGATGTCGGAGAACATCGCCTGGTTCCATGCCGGGGAGGGAATCCGCAGCAACGTCGTCATCCCGGGCCTGATCGACACGCCGATGGCGATCGACACCCGCGTGCGGCTGAGCGGACGCCCGCGGGAGGAGCTCATCGAGGAGCGGAGCAGAAAGATTCCGCTCGGGCGGAAGATCGGAACGGCGTGGGACGTCGCCGATGCGGTGCTCTTCTTCGCGTCGGATCAGTCGTCGTTCGTGACCGGACAGCACATCGTCGTCGATGGAGGATGGACCCTCCAGGTGGGCTGACCGCTGCGGCTCTTGTGGTACCCGTTGACTTCCCGCGCCATTTGCGATCAAATATCAGAAATCAAATTCTACTCAGGACGAAGGGGTCTTCATGGCTGAGCACGTCGAGGTGGGGGACGAGTTCTCCTCGTTCCCGCTGATCATGACTCGCGAACGGATGCGCTGGTACTGCGATGCCCTGGAGACCGCTGCATCCCAGAGCGGCGAGTTCATCGTCGCCGAGCCGACGATCCACACCGATGACGAGTACGCCCGGCAGAACGGACTGCCGGGCATCGTCGCCGACGGAATGATCTCGACGAACTACATCTCCAGCCTGCTCTACCGCACGTTCGGGGTCGCGTACCTCGCCGGCGGCGAACTGCGCACCAAGTTCATCCGGCCGGTGGTGGAAGACGCGATCCTTCGCGCACGCGCGGTCGTGACCGACGCGGAGGCCGGCGCCGTCGCCCTCGACGTCTGGGTCGAGGACGAGACCGGACAGAAGGTGACCGTGGGCGATGCCCGGGTTCCCGTTCAGGAAAGGAAGGCCTGAGATGTCGATCGGCCGCTATGTCAGTGACCTTGAAGTCGGGGACGAACTGAGATCCGTCACGTACGAGATGACCCCGTTCATCGTCCGCGAGTACTGCCACGGCATCGACGAGCATGCGGAGGAGTTCCACCGTGCGATCGAGCCCTTCGGGGCGCAGCTCGTGCCGCCGCCGATGACGCACATCGACAAGATCCGTCTGATCAAGGAGAACTGTCCGGACGGTCCGGGCCCGAACGCCCGCATCCATTACCAGTTCCATTCCACGCACCACAAGCCGATCCCCGTCGGTGCGACCCTCGTCGCCTCCGGCGTCATTGCGCGCAAGTACGAGAAGAAGGGGCGCACGTATCTCGAGATGGACATCGAGGTGCGGGAGTCGGACAGCGGCGAGCTGGTGATGAGCTACAACGACACGGCCATCCTCAACTACACACCGAGCTCTGCATGACCGAGCGCGGTCGCCACGCATCCGGACGCGCGCGAGAAGCCGCCTGCGTATGAGATCGCGCGACATCTGCAGACACAACTGAACATCGAGACAACACAGCACTCTTTCAAGGAGGAAAGATGAAGCTCACAAGAGCAGCAGGTCTGATCGGCAGCGTCGTGCTCGCCGGAGCCCTCGTCACGGGCTGCGCCGGGGGCGGAGAGACAGAGACGAACCCCGATCCGGAGACGTCGGGCGGCGCGGACGGCATCGATGCGCTGGTGGAAGCGGCGAAGGAGGAAGGTTCGCTCACGGTGTACGCAAGCGCCGCCGAGAGCACGATCCAGGATGCCATCGCGGCATTCAACGAGGAGTATCCGGAGATCCAGGTCGACTATTTCCGAGGTGCGGGGACCGCCCTTTTCAATCGTTTCGAGACCGAAGCCGAGGCCGGTTCCGTCGTCGCCGACGTGTTCATGCCCACGATCCAGCCTTCGTTCATCTCCGACCACCCAGAGTGGTTCATCCCGATGACCGACGAGGTCCTGCCCACCGCCGTGGAGCTGGACTGGCCGGCCGATTTCCGCACGGAGTACACGATTCAGACGATCGTCGAAGAGATCGTCGTGATCTACAACACAAACAACGTCTCCGACCCGCCGAAGACCTGGGAAGAGGCCCTCGACCCGGCGTACAAGGGCAAGATCATCCTGGTCGACCCCGAGGCATCGCCGAGCTACATGTCGTGGTATGCGATCGCTCGCGATGCGTTCGGCGACGACTTCATCCGTGCACTCGGCGAGATGGACCCGATCTGGGTCGACACCGGTGCCACCGGCGCACAGCAGGTCGCGACGGGCTCGAAGGACATAGTGATCCCAACCTACCCGTCGCATGCCACCGGGCTGATGGCCGAGGGCGCGCCGATCGACTACGAGCGCAACCTCGACCCCACTCAGGGCATCACGACCAGTGTCGCGATCACGGCCGATGCTCCACACCCGAATGCGGCGAAGCTGTTCGCCAACTGGCTGCTGACCCCCGCTGCGTTCAACGCGTACTGCGATGGGGGGGCGTTCTCCTCCGTGGTGCCGGGAACCAACTGCGATTCCCTCGCGAGCAACTTCGTCGCACCCGTGTGGGACATCCCCCAGGAAGAGCAGGCGGAGATCGTCGCACTGCTGGGTCGCTGATGCCGTTCCGGCGGGCCCGCTGCACACGCGGGCCCGCCGGCGGCGAGCCGAGAATCCTCGAGGAGCAAGCATGACAAACGCCACACCCGGCGACGCGCAAGTGGAGATCGTCGGTCTGTCGAAGCGGTTCAAACGCCGCTCCGGGGCCGGTGACGTCATCCCGATCGACGATGTCACCCTCTCAATCGCACCGGGGGAGTTCGTGGTCCTGCTCGGACCGAGCGGATGCGGGAAGACCACCCTTCTTCGCAGTATTGCGGGGCTCGAGCGCCCGGATCAGGGCGTGATCCGGATCACCGGCAAGGAAGTCTTCAACGCCTCGCGCAAACTCTTCGTGCCGCCGAACCGGCGCCCGATCAGCATGATCTTCCAGTCCTATGCGCTCTGGCCGCACATGACCGTGTTCCAGAACATCGCGTATCCGATCACGTCGCGCAGTCGAGTCGGTCGCGCCGAGGTACGTGCCGGGGTGGAGCGTGCTCTCACCCAGGTCGGCCTGTCCGGCCTCGGCAGCCAGTACCCGGGCCAGCTCTCGGGAGGGCAGCAGCAGCGGGTGGCGCTCGCCCGTGCGCTCGTGACCGACGCCAAGGTTCTGCTGTTCGACGAGCCGCTGTCGAACGTCGACGCCAAGGTGCGTGAAGAGCTGCGGGCGCAACTCATCGAGATGCAGCGCGAGTTCGGCTTCACCGCGATCTACGTCACTCACGACCAGGCCGAGGCGATGGAGCTGGCCGACCGGATCGCAGTGCTGAACTCCGGTCACATCGAACAGTTGGCGGCGCCGCGCGAGGTGTACTCGCGTCCGGCAACACGCTATGTCGCGGAGTTCGTCGGTGCGGCCAACCTCTACGAGGGTTCGGTCGCGGCGGTTTCGGGCGGGACCGTCTCGGTGGACACACCGCTGGGCCGCCTCGTGGTCGCCGACCACGGCGTGCCGGTGAACGTCGACGACAGGGTCAGCGTCATGTTCCGCCCCGAGGACGTGGAGCTGTCCACGACGCTCTCCGACGCGGAGAACGTGAGGGCGGCGACGATTCTGCGCACCAACTTCGTCGGGGCGCAGCAGACCGTCGTGCTCGAGGCCGGAGATGTCCGGATCCAGGCGATCATCGATCGAGACGCCTCCGCGCCGGAAGGCGCGGAGGCGTCGGTCCGGATCGCCCGCGACGACCTCAGCATCCTTCCGTACGAGGAACGCGCGGGAGGCGCAGCATGAGCACGCTGACGGCTCCGGGGTCGGCGACCGAGACCTCCGCCGACTCCGCTCCGAAGGACCGGCATGCGCTGCAGGCGACGCTTGTCCGTGTGGGCG is part of the Microbacterium pseudoresistens genome and harbors:
- a CDS encoding CaiB/BaiF CoA transferase family protein; the protein is MLWPEMDTPTSGPLAGVRVIELARIIAGPLTGMVLADLGADVLKIERPGGDEMRHYGPERWQGTGSTFLAVNRNKRSLVLDLAQEADRDRLLDLVAEADVVIESYRPGVMHKWGLTFDALRAVNPRIILCSITGFGGHGPAARHGANNLIAESFGGSISVSKDADDRMLTGAPMTDFVTGMSAALAITSRFTTPKSERQAAHIETSLLESQAMMMSGYILGYLATGRVPDRGVGLPFTVPNQIFATADAPIALAANSEDMWRRMCVAIGRPQWLERPEFANNALRMRHQDEIVRTLTELLAAKPRAQWLRAFEEARVTAGPVNTVPDLLAHPQFQAMGILAPVPGGDIPDLAMIRLPFTVNGEPVHPEPHRPPPRLDDAAS
- a CDS encoding MaoC family dehydratase is translated as MAEHVEVGDEFSSFPLIMTRERMRWYCDALETAASQSGEFIVAEPTIHTDDEYARQNGLPGIVADGMISTNYISSLLYRTFGVAYLAGGELRTKFIRPVVEDAILRARAVVTDAEAGAVALDVWVEDETGQKVTVGDARVPVQERKA
- a CDS encoding SDR family NAD(P)-dependent oxidoreductase — encoded protein: MQSQSLAGRVALVVGGGQEPGGAVGMGRAAAVTLARAGARVIVGDRNPTAAEETAEAIRTEGGTASTVTIDVSDEDSIAAALGDVEETEGRLDVLHNNVGVSVGAGDSALASITPEVFDRVTNINLRGMVLTCKHAIPLMARSGGGSIISVGSTAPMTHYEQIAYKTSKAGVIAMSENIAWFHAGEGIRSNVVIPGLIDTPMAIDTRVRLSGRPREELIEERSRKIPLGRKIGTAWDVADAVLFFASDQSSFVTGQHIVVDGGWTLQVG
- a CDS encoding ABC transporter substrate-binding protein; this encodes MKLTRAAGLIGSVVLAGALVTGCAGGGETETNPDPETSGGADGIDALVEAAKEEGSLTVYASAAESTIQDAIAAFNEEYPEIQVDYFRGAGTALFNRFETEAEAGSVVADVFMPTIQPSFISDHPEWFIPMTDEVLPTAVELDWPADFRTEYTIQTIVEEIVVIYNTNNVSDPPKTWEEALDPAYKGKIILVDPEASPSYMSWYAIARDAFGDDFIRALGEMDPIWVDTGATGAQQVATGSKDIVIPTYPSHATGLMAEGAPIDYERNLDPTQGITTSVAITADAPHPNAAKLFANWLLTPAAFNAYCDGGAFSSVVPGTNCDSLASNFVAPVWDIPQEEQAEIVALLGR
- a CDS encoding GntR family transcriptional regulator — encoded protein: MDARAGGRAAKGPQNLKQEVAKFLRDEIFSGALTPGARIDQDALAESIGVSRLPVREALITLEMEGMVTNVPRRGSFVAPLAPDDIRDHFEMYGVLSGVAAARAAASPSDSLIDELAATSDLMRRGTDPVELDTLNFRFHRLLNRAGGSRRLLSVLRLLSDNMPTHFFTSNNEWEFRERTFDEHDRIVDAVRNRDSSAVAAAVVEHFRHVGEQAVRSLTAVGFWNEPIGNRGNGASDKTALDVDII
- a CDS encoding ABC transporter ATP-binding protein encodes the protein MTNATPGDAQVEIVGLSKRFKRRSGAGDVIPIDDVTLSIAPGEFVVLLGPSGCGKTTLLRSIAGLERPDQGVIRITGKEVFNASRKLFVPPNRRPISMIFQSYALWPHMTVFQNIAYPITSRSRVGRAEVRAGVERALTQVGLSGLGSQYPGQLSGGQQQRVALARALVTDAKVLLFDEPLSNVDAKVREELRAQLIEMQREFGFTAIYVTHDQAEAMELADRIAVLNSGHIEQLAAPREVYSRPATRYVAEFVGAANLYEGSVAAVSGGTVSVDTPLGRLVVADHGVPVNVDDRVSVMFRPEDVELSTTLSDAENVRAATILRTNFVGAQQTVVLEAGDVRIQAIIDRDASAPEGAEASVRIARDDLSILPYEERAGGAA
- a CDS encoding MFS transporter, yielding MRLNVALFFAVASYSTLQSIIIPILPSIADRFDAPTSQAAWVVSGFLMIGAVVTPIAGRLGDLLGHVKVLLVILCIFVVGALMAVLATSMLMLIAARMLQGVGAAAVSLSFSIIKGRYPPAQAAGAVGMISATMAVAAGTGLSLSGVISTYLGYGMIFGLPLLVSTCSIILLLPQVRSDRPVATNRRSVNWFGGLFFAVAMLFVLLAITQGNNWGWLAPATALLFLGGVGVGAVWVFFELRALNPLLDVRLLVSPSLIRINTTTLLAGMVMFSMYTLLPVFLQARTPDGLGLGLSVSTSGLLMLPIAIMNFTSGALAGRIAAAIGSRNMLVLGCVMNFLAIALLAILHDSPATIIAVCILHGIGVGLSFASMPALTMLAVSPQQAGVAAGIYNTLRTVGGAIGTQVGYAILAAGGRSPTGQTFTALVVFVGVVCAAAIVSALTIPRSPSQYAV